A window from Ramlibacter pinisoli encodes these proteins:
- a CDS encoding replication-associated recombination protein A — translation MADLFTTEPRPPLAELIRPKTIDEVVGQRHLLGPGKPLRLAFEARKLHSFILWGPPGVGKTTLGRLAARATNANFIAISAVLAGVKDIRQAIEDAQGALDREGKSTVLFVDEIHRFNKAQQDALLPHVESGLLTLVGGTTEHPGIEVNNALLSRAQVYTLHPFTGEELQQLYERALPQLSDVTLTGDALDLLKGFADGDGRRFLNLLEQVSNAASGAGLKEADLEFAKNSTSPSLRRFDKGGDAHYELISALHKSVRGSSVDASLYWLARMLEGGADGRYLARRLVRMAVEDIGLADPRAMQVTLNAAEVYDRLGSPEGELALAEATVYLCIAPKSNAVYNAWNQVQAFIKKDGSRDVPIHLRNAPTKLMKQMGYGKAYRYAHDEPHAYAANENYFPDGMPTETWYEPTDRGMEQKIGEKLAWLKSLDDAARRGEP, via the coding sequence ATGGCTGACCTCTTTACGACTGAACCACGACCTCCACTGGCCGAGCTAATCCGGCCGAAGACCATCGACGAAGTAGTGGGGCAGCGGCATCTACTGGGGCCGGGGAAGCCGCTGCGCCTGGCGTTTGAAGCCAGGAAGCTGCACTCCTTCATCCTTTGGGGCCCGCCAGGTGTCGGAAAGACCACTCTCGGAAGGCTTGCGGCGCGTGCGACGAACGCGAACTTCATCGCCATTTCGGCAGTTCTTGCCGGAGTGAAGGACATCCGCCAAGCCATCGAGGACGCCCAGGGCGCACTTGACCGGGAGGGGAAATCCACTGTTTTGTTCGTTGACGAGATTCATCGCTTCAACAAGGCACAGCAGGACGCACTCCTGCCGCATGTGGAGTCGGGGCTCTTGACGCTGGTCGGCGGAACGACCGAGCACCCAGGCATCGAAGTGAACAACGCCCTCCTGTCTCGCGCGCAGGTGTACACACTGCACCCTTTCACTGGAGAGGAACTGCAGCAGCTCTATGAGCGAGCTCTGCCCCAACTTTCCGACGTGACGCTGACGGGCGACGCCCTGGACCTTCTGAAAGGGTTTGCTGATGGAGATGGCCGCAGGTTCCTGAACCTTCTAGAGCAGGTGTCCAACGCCGCATCAGGCGCCGGACTGAAGGAGGCGGACCTGGAGTTCGCCAAGAACTCCACCAGTCCATCTTTGCGCCGCTTCGACAAGGGTGGCGACGCTCACTACGAGCTTATTTCGGCGCTTCATAAGTCGGTGCGTGGGTCCAGCGTCGACGCCTCACTCTATTGGCTTGCAAGGATGCTGGAGGGCGGCGCCGACGGCCGCTACCTGGCTAGGCGCTTAGTGCGCATGGCGGTTGAAGACATCGGTCTGGCTGACCCGCGCGCCATGCAAGTGACGCTCAACGCGGCCGAGGTGTACGACCGCCTTGGCTCACCTGAGGGCGAACTTGCCCTTGCGGAAGCAACGGTTTACCTGTGCATCGCTCCCAAGAGCAACGCCGTATACAACGCTTGGAACCAGGTGCAGGCCTTCATCAAAAAGGACGGCTCGCGGGATGTCCCGATTCACCTCCGCAACGCGCCAACCAAGTTGATGAAGCAGATGGGCTACGGCAAGGCATACCGGTACGCCCACGACGAGCCGCATGCTTATGCCGCGAACGAAAACTACTTCCCTGACGGGATGCCGACTGAGACTTGGTACGAGCCGACCGACCGTGGCATGGAGCAGAAAATTGGCGAGAAGCTGGCATGGCTCAAGTCCCTCGACGATGCAGCAAGACGGGGTGAGCCTTGA
- a CDS encoding cation diffusion facilitator family transporter, which produces MAHAHDHGEAHEAGHGHDHTAGANERSLKIALGLTSSFLLVEFVGGIVTQSLALLSDAAHMFTDVAALVIALVAIRMGQRAADSRRTFGYARFEILAAAFNAMLLFGAAVFIVYEAYLRLKAPPDIQPTGMLVIAVVGLIVNILAMKVLMGGKDESLNVKGAYLEVWSDMLGSLGVIAGAVIIQFTGYAWVDSLVAVLIGLWVVPRTWSLLKSSVNILLEGVPEEIDLGEVRSALSGIRGVRSFHDLHIWALSSGKVSLTVHLVNDPDVDAERDILPVVREALEQRFGITHVTVQCELIPCDQANAWHAPGQAT; this is translated from the coding sequence ATGGCCCACGCACACGACCACGGTGAAGCGCACGAGGCCGGTCACGGACACGACCACACGGCAGGCGCCAACGAACGGTCGCTCAAGATCGCCCTGGGCCTGACCTCCTCGTTCCTGCTGGTCGAGTTCGTGGGCGGGATTGTCACGCAGAGCCTGGCACTGTTGTCGGATGCCGCGCACATGTTCACCGACGTCGCCGCACTGGTCATCGCCCTTGTGGCGATTCGCATGGGCCAGCGGGCTGCGGACTCCCGCCGGACGTTCGGCTATGCACGCTTCGAGATCCTCGCGGCCGCTTTCAACGCGATGCTGCTGTTCGGGGCCGCCGTGTTCATCGTCTACGAGGCCTACCTGCGGCTCAAGGCTCCACCCGACATCCAGCCGACCGGGATGCTGGTGATCGCCGTGGTCGGACTGATCGTGAACATCCTTGCCATGAAGGTGCTGATGGGGGGGAAGGACGAGAGCCTGAACGTCAAAGGCGCCTACCTGGAGGTGTGGAGCGACATGCTCGGCTCCCTGGGCGTGATTGCCGGCGCCGTCATCATCCAGTTCACCGGCTACGCCTGGGTCGACTCCCTGGTGGCGGTCCTGATCGGGCTTTGGGTCGTGCCGCGGACCTGGTCACTTCTCAAGTCCAGCGTCAACATCCTTCTGGAAGGGGTTCCGGAGGAGATCGACCTTGGGGAAGTGCGCTCGGCGCTGTCCGGGATCCGCGGTGTCCGAAGCTTCCATGACTTGCACATCTGGGCGCTGTCGAGCGGCAAGGTCAGCCTGACGGTGCATCTCGTGAACGACCCGGACGTCGACGCTGAGCGGGACATCCTCCCGGTCGTGCGGGAGGCATTGGAACAGCGATTCGGCATTACGCATGTCACCGTTCAGTGCGAGCTGATTCCTTGTGACCAGGCAAACGCTTGGCACGCCCCTGGCCAAGCTACCTGA
- the gmtX gene encoding gamma-mobile-trio protein GmtX, translating into MSKSVHPDDVLQALLKKSARSQKEANLRKLHEVCAAQYAGSRDFSLPAIGRLWQAAGGIKARALYNAPSEDYRTLIQAWADFSGPADVPPTQVKEGRRYSFLARIEDPAVRALVQGVVIERDKLEGEVNLLKSLTTLTINRAPALAATPPANAPALLPATPSANLTESERAALERSISPDFLDGEGWVEMKSGAVTKENGRTIFDPGFTKAIRKVLDAARPRD; encoded by the coding sequence ATGAGTAAAAGCGTCCACCCCGACGACGTGCTGCAGGCGCTTCTGAAGAAGAGTGCACGCTCCCAAAAAGAAGCTAATCTGCGCAAGCTGCACGAGGTGTGCGCAGCTCAGTATGCTGGTTCAAGAGACTTTTCTCTACCTGCGATTGGGCGGCTTTGGCAGGCGGCCGGCGGCATCAAGGCTCGCGCGCTGTACAACGCGCCATCTGAGGACTACCGCACTCTCATCCAAGCTTGGGCGGACTTCAGTGGTCCCGCGGACGTCCCTCCGACTCAGGTGAAGGAGGGCCGCCGCTATAGCTTCCTTGCTCGCATTGAGGACCCTGCGGTCCGCGCCTTGGTTCAGGGCGTCGTCATCGAGCGGGACAAACTGGAGGGCGAGGTCAACCTGCTCAAGTCGCTAACCACGTTGACCATCAATCGCGCCCCTGCCTTGGCAGCGACTCCGCCGGCGAACGCCCCCGCGTTGCTCCCGGCAACTCCATCGGCCAATCTCACTGAGTCTGAGCGCGCTGCACTGGAGCGCTCTATCTCGCCGGACTTCCTGGACGGAGAAGGCTGGGTGGAAATGAAGAGTGGCGCCGTAACGAAGGAGAATGGTCGAACGATTTTTGACCCTGGATTTACCAAGGCCATACGCAAGGTACTGGACGCAGCCAGGCCGCGTGACTGA
- a CDS encoding helix-turn-helix domain-containing protein — translation MSVRPATAVRKQQSARELLALNVIALRHGKGWSQEALALAAGLHRTFIAHVERKARNISLDNLERIAAALDVAPGELLKPRRDSA, via the coding sequence GTGAGTGTTCGTCCAGCGACCGCCGTCAGAAAGCAACAGTCCGCCCGCGAACTACTTGCGCTGAATGTCATTGCGTTGCGACATGGAAAGGGTTGGTCGCAGGAAGCGCTCGCGCTGGCGGCCGGATTGCATCGGACGTTCATCGCGCATGTAGAGCGCAAAGCCCGAAACATCTCGCTCGACAACCTCGAGCGGATTGCCGCAGCGCTGGATGTGGCTCCCGGCGAACTCCTAAAGCCACGTCGAGACTCAGCATGA
- a CDS encoding glycosyltransferase translates to MDDSQAQRSLELASKLVVLQRLGLDALPAAMRTKARVIYQSTSSRQPLPKATGSLRVVMVGHLRQVKSPQTLFDAARLLPPEMGIQIAHIGEANEPALGELDLQTARDCPHYRWLGALPHETTRRAIQRAHVLVHTSAMEGGAHVIMEAVCSGTPVLASRVDGNVGMLGDDYRGYFEHGDSAHLALLLQQCLTSDLLNGLRKQSTRRAPLFSPETERQAVLHLVEDLRGGA, encoded by the coding sequence TTGGACGATTCGCAGGCCCAACGCTCGCTGGAATTGGCATCGAAACTGGTCGTGCTGCAGCGGCTGGGCTTGGACGCACTACCCGCGGCAATGCGCACCAAAGCCCGCGTCATCTACCAATCCACCTCCAGCCGCCAGCCCCTGCCCAAGGCAACGGGGTCGCTCCGTGTCGTCATGGTCGGTCACCTGCGGCAGGTGAAGAGTCCGCAGACGCTCTTCGACGCCGCCCGCCTGTTGCCGCCGGAGATGGGAATCCAGATCGCCCACATCGGTGAGGCCAACGAGCCTGCCTTGGGGGAATTGGACCTCCAGACTGCGCGTGACTGCCCCCACTACCGCTGGCTGGGTGCCCTGCCTCACGAGACCACGCGCCGGGCGATCCAGCGCGCCCATGTGCTGGTACACACCAGCGCGATGGAGGGCGGCGCACACGTGATCATGGAGGCGGTGTGCAGCGGAACGCCGGTGCTGGCGTCGCGGGTGGACGGCAACGTGGGCATGCTGGGCGACGACTATCGGGGTTATTTCGAGCACGGTGATTCGGCTCATCTCGCCTTGCTGCTTCAGCAGTGCCTAACCTCCGACCTGCTCAACGGGCTCCGCAAGCAAAGTACCCGTCGTGCGCCTCTGTTCAGCCCAGAGACCGAGCGGCAGGCCGTTCTGCATCTCGTCGAAGACCTTCGCGGCGGAGCCTGA
- a CDS encoding AAA family ATPase, which yields MLNAIERIKGLGVYGDYAPPAGTKKFESSNVIYGWNYSGKTTLSRLFAHLERGTYDGDSSGYSFTFATDTGQVTEANAKDCGHVVRVFNSDFVQENLNFGNAHGRPILLLGSESEAAQKAIAEIAAKRLRINQAATNQQKKSDAAASALSDAKKVAAAGTKSALSLVEIYTATQLDIDLRVTQLGLEEHKLSEQDLEAVTKLARTPDQDALPPMTKISVASSLAEIWREAGLLLVQAPEVAGAIQRLTENPQVANWVERGLALHEHTDKCEFCGNDVAAQRLEQLRSHFSTAQANFKARIETLLARAWASRAAQPLPSARAVYPQFRERFDQAGSKLLAAIADHDQFVNVLEGELAAKRDDLFAPRTLVALSSDPAEGLRKTAEELNSVIREHNGVAEHFKAEKAKAIRRAKLHYAQLFDDKQKLAVKARKQERFKERIAKIRRMGEILDARKRELEAQINQAQKGREEINRRIESLLGAESVQIRVTAVDGEDRFMLVRRDGSVAKRLSEGEKTAIGFAFFLTKLLELPDLSKAIVFIDDPISSLDSNHIFQVAAILREAFFEKNEGAWSTKCKQLFVSTHNFEFLGLLRELPMGDKKNRSYYLVHRKAPGVSVLCDMPLSILRHSSEYHFLFSVIDKFHRAEDKTDLEVLMHLPNAVRRFVELYTYAKYPAGTVDQRAEKLFGAEKGRRILKVLHHFSHGNNVERLVRNNDCMVDIAAVVADLMKLISEQDERHLEALLST from the coding sequence ATGCTCAACGCGATCGAGCGGATCAAGGGCCTTGGGGTGTACGGCGACTACGCCCCGCCTGCCGGAACGAAGAAGTTCGAATCCAGCAACGTCATCTACGGCTGGAACTACTCCGGCAAGACGACGCTGTCCCGACTGTTCGCCCACCTCGAGAGGGGCACCTACGACGGCGACTCGTCTGGCTACAGCTTCACTTTCGCAACGGACACGGGCCAGGTCACTGAGGCGAACGCGAAGGACTGCGGTCACGTGGTGCGCGTCTTCAACAGTGATTTTGTCCAGGAGAACCTGAATTTCGGCAACGCCCACGGGCGCCCGATCCTACTTCTGGGATCGGAATCTGAGGCGGCCCAGAAGGCGATCGCTGAGATCGCAGCCAAGCGCCTTCGAATCAACCAGGCGGCGACGAACCAGCAGAAGAAGTCGGATGCGGCGGCCTCGGCTCTCTCGGATGCCAAGAAAGTTGCGGCGGCAGGCACCAAATCCGCGCTCTCGCTTGTTGAAATCTACACCGCTACGCAGTTGGACATTGACCTGCGCGTCACGCAGCTCGGCCTGGAAGAGCACAAGCTGTCCGAGCAGGATCTGGAGGCAGTCACGAAGCTCGCGCGCACCCCGGACCAGGATGCGCTGCCCCCCATGACTAAGATCTCGGTCGCGAGCTCCCTGGCCGAGATTTGGCGCGAAGCTGGCCTGCTCCTGGTGCAGGCGCCAGAGGTGGCCGGCGCTATCCAGCGCCTGACTGAAAACCCACAGGTGGCGAACTGGGTGGAGCGCGGTCTGGCGCTCCACGAGCACACAGATAAATGCGAGTTCTGCGGTAACGACGTGGCTGCCCAACGGCTCGAACAGCTGCGCTCCCACTTCTCGACCGCACAGGCGAATTTCAAAGCCCGCATCGAGACGCTGCTTGCGAGGGCATGGGCGTCGCGCGCTGCACAGCCCTTACCCTCGGCCCGCGCGGTTTACCCGCAGTTTCGGGAGCGTTTCGACCAGGCTGGGAGCAAGTTGCTCGCCGCGATAGCCGACCACGACCAGTTCGTGAACGTCCTTGAGGGCGAGCTGGCCGCAAAGAGGGACGATCTTTTTGCGCCGCGTACGCTAGTGGCGCTGTCCTCCGACCCCGCCGAGGGGCTCCGCAAGACGGCTGAGGAGCTCAATTCGGTCATTAGGGAACACAACGGGGTGGCCGAACACTTTAAGGCGGAGAAGGCCAAGGCCATCCGGCGTGCCAAGCTCCACTATGCGCAGCTGTTCGATGACAAACAGAAGCTAGCGGTGAAGGCCCGCAAGCAGGAGCGGTTCAAGGAGCGCATTGCCAAGATTCGCCGAATGGGCGAAATCCTCGATGCCAGGAAGCGCGAGCTCGAAGCGCAGATTAACCAAGCGCAAAAAGGACGGGAGGAGATCAACCGCCGGATTGAAAGCCTCCTGGGCGCGGAGAGCGTGCAGATCCGAGTGACCGCGGTTGATGGGGAGGACCGATTCATGCTGGTGCGCCGCGACGGCAGCGTAGCCAAGAGGCTGAGTGAAGGCGAGAAGACCGCGATTGGCTTCGCTTTCTTCCTCACGAAGCTCCTGGAGTTGCCTGACCTGTCGAAGGCGATCGTCTTCATCGACGATCCAATATCAAGCCTCGACAGCAATCACATCTTCCAAGTGGCAGCGATCCTGCGCGAAGCCTTCTTCGAGAAGAACGAAGGTGCATGGTCGACAAAGTGCAAGCAGCTCTTCGTTTCAACCCACAACTTCGAATTTCTGGGCCTCCTGCGCGAGCTGCCCATGGGCGACAAGAAGAACCGTTCGTACTACCTCGTGCATCGAAAGGCGCCAGGTGTATCGGTCCTCTGCGACATGCCACTGTCGATCCTGAGGCACTCCTCCGAGTACCACTTCCTCTTCTCGGTAATCGACAAGTTCCACAGAGCTGAGGACAAGACAGATCTGGAGGTCCTGATGCATCTGCCGAACGCCGTTAGGCGGTTTGTCGAGCTCTACACCTATGCCAAATATCCTGCAGGCACAGTTGATCAGCGAGCCGAGAAGCTCTTCGGCGCGGAGAAGGGCCGGCGCATCCTTAAAGTGCTGCACCACTTCAGCCATGGCAACAACGTCGAGCGCTTGGTCAGGAACAACGACTGCATGGTTGATATCGCGGCAGTGGTGGCCGATCTGATGAAGCTCATTTCAGAGCAAGACGAGCGACACCTGGAGGCGCTCTTGTCGACCTAA